In Pseudomonas putida, a genomic segment contains:
- a CDS encoding type I secretion system permease/ATPase, with protein MQSGQPRPDVDDPLLDGLLILCHLHGRPASRASLCSGLPLAQQRLGADLLPRAAARAGLQGRVLQRPLTDISPLNLPVLLLLNDGRSAVLERWGEDGRALVLPCESDGGEQWVERDALEQAYAGRALFARPRHTLEDLRSPLVPRVEAWFRDTLRHSRWLYGDALLASLLINVLGLMVPLFVMQTYDRVVPNQALSTLWVLVAGLFIGTAFELVLRMVRAHLLDQAGKKTDLILSATLFERITGMSMKARPATIGGFAQSIHDFQGLREFLTAVTLTSIIDLPFVALMLLVIGLLGGWLVLIPLIAFPLAVGFALIIQARLRDTVQKSLSLGAVRQALLIETLGGLETLKACGAESERQYQWEHTNGAIARLDAHARNLSSLASNGTLFIQQFCGMATIVAGVYSIIAGNLSVGALVASYMLGSRVLAPLGQIAGLITRYQQAQLTMRSTDALMALPQEREAQQQALEHTTLKGGLALSHVTFRYPGQASAALQDVSLSIQPGERIGIIGRSGSGKSTLARMLMGFYHPDDGQVLLDNLDLRQLDIADLRSQIGYVAHDLPLLAGSLRDNLTLGARHVSDARMLEVAELTGVTELARQHPNGFDRPVGERGQLLSGGQRQAVLLARALLLEPPILILDEPTSHMDNSGEEQLRQRLLAWVPGKTLLLVTHRTSMLSLVDRLLVLDNGKIVADGPKDAVVDALRKGRVGAAL; from the coding sequence ATGCAAAGCGGGCAACCGCGCCCGGATGTCGATGACCCGTTGCTCGACGGCTTGCTGATCCTGTGTCACCTGCATGGCCGCCCGGCCAGCAGGGCAAGCCTGTGCAGTGGCCTGCCGCTGGCCCAGCAGCGCCTGGGCGCCGACCTGTTGCCGCGGGCAGCGGCAAGGGCCGGGTTGCAGGGCCGTGTGCTGCAGCGCCCGCTGACGGATATTTCGCCGCTCAACCTGCCGGTGCTGCTGTTGCTCAACGATGGCCGCAGCGCCGTGCTGGAACGCTGGGGGGAAGATGGCCGGGCGCTGGTACTCCCCTGCGAGTCCGATGGCGGCGAGCAGTGGGTCGAACGCGACGCGCTGGAGCAGGCCTACGCCGGCCGCGCCTTGTTCGCCCGCCCCCGGCATACCCTGGAAGACTTGCGCTCGCCACTGGTGCCAAGGGTCGAAGCCTGGTTCCGCGATACCTTGCGCCATTCTCGCTGGTTGTATGGCGATGCCCTGCTGGCCAGCCTGCTGATCAACGTGCTGGGCCTGATGGTGCCGCTGTTCGTGATGCAGACCTACGACCGCGTCGTCCCCAACCAGGCGCTGTCGACGCTGTGGGTGCTGGTGGCCGGGTTGTTCATCGGCACCGCCTTCGAGCTGGTGTTGCGCATGGTCCGGGCGCACCTTCTGGACCAGGCCGGCAAGAAAACCGACCTGATCCTCTCCGCCACCCTGTTCGAACGCATCACCGGCATGTCGATGAAGGCCCGGCCTGCCACCATCGGCGGTTTCGCCCAGAGCATCCACGACTTCCAGGGCCTGCGCGAATTCCTCACGGCGGTAACCCTCACCAGCATCATCGACCTGCCGTTCGTTGCCCTGATGCTGCTGGTGATAGGTCTGCTGGGCGGCTGGCTGGTGCTGATCCCATTGATCGCCTTCCCGCTGGCGGTGGGCTTCGCCCTGATCATCCAGGCGCGCCTGCGCGACACCGTGCAGAAAAGCCTGAGCCTCGGCGCGGTCCGCCAGGCGCTGCTGATCGAGACCCTCGGCGGCCTGGAAACCCTCAAGGCCTGCGGCGCCGAAAGCGAGCGCCAGTACCAGTGGGAACACACCAATGGCGCCATCGCCCGCCTCGATGCCCATGCCCGCAACCTGTCGTCGCTGGCCAGCAACGGCACGCTGTTCATCCAGCAGTTCTGCGGCATGGCGACCATCGTCGCTGGGGTCTACAGCATCATCGCCGGCAACCTCAGCGTCGGTGCCCTGGTCGCCAGCTACATGCTCGGCAGCCGGGTGCTGGCCCCGCTCGGCCAGATCGCCGGGCTGATCACCCGCTACCAACAAGCCCAGTTGACCATGCGCAGCACCGACGCGCTGATGGCCCTGCCGCAAGAGCGCGAGGCGCAGCAGCAAGCGCTCGAGCACACCACGCTCAAGGGCGGCTTGGCCCTGAGCCACGTGACCTTCCGCTATCCCGGCCAGGCTTCGGCTGCGTTGCAGGACGTCAGCCTGTCGATCCAACCTGGCGAGCGCATCGGCATCATCGGCCGCAGCGGCTCGGGCAAGAGCACCCTGGCGCGCATGCTGATGGGCTTCTACCACCCCGATGACGGCCAGGTGCTGCTCGACAATCTCGACCTGCGCCAGCTGGACATCGCCGACCTGCGCAGCCAGATCGGTTACGTCGCCCACGACCTGCCGCTGCTGGCTGGCAGCCTGCGCGACAACCTCACCCTCGGCGCCCGCCACGTCAGCGATGCGCGCATGCTCGAGGTGGCCGAACTGACCGGCGTCACGGAACTTGCCCGGCAACACCCGAACGGCTTCGACCGCCCGGTCGGCGAACGCGGCCAACTGCTGTCGGGCGGCCAACGCCAGGCCGTGCTGCTGGCGCGGGCCTTGTTGCTAGAACCGCCCATCCTGATTCTCGACGAACCCACCAGCCACATGGACAACAGCGGCGAGGAACAACTGCGCCAACGTCTGCTGGCCTGGGTACCGGGCAAGACCCTGCTGCTGGTGACCCACCGCACCTCGATGCTCAGCCTGGTGGACCGGCTGCTGGTGCTGGACAACGGCAAGATCGTCGCCGACGGACCGAAGGATGCGGTCGTCGACGCGTTGCGCAAGGGCCGCGTAGGCGCCGCCCTGTAG
- a CDS encoding HlyD family type I secretion periplasmic adaptor subunit has translation MSIGHSVRSPHGADKNAERDYMPELAGATLQDSPRLSRLTVWLAGILLLVALAWASLAVLDEVTVGEGKAIPSSKVQVVQNLEGGIVTELFVREGQMVEKGARLLRLDDTRFRSNKGESEADRYALMAQVERLSAESEGRPFVLSDEVRAKAPQVADDEQALYDSRQRRLASEKQTLAEQLRQKTQELAEFRSKVEQYRSALGLLQEELNMSSPLVGTGAISPVEILRLKQRTVEARGQLNATSLAIPRAEAAVAEIKSKVQESDATFRSEAAKDLNDKRTELSKITATSIAIDDRVNRTTVVSPVRGIVKLLKVNTIGGVVQPGSDLVEIVPIEDNLLIEAKVRPQDVAFLHPGQQAMVKFSAYDYTIYGGLKAKLELISADTVTDDKGNAFYLIQVRTEKNHLGGDNKPLLIIPGMIATVDIITGQKSVLDYLLKPVLKARTEALRER, from the coding sequence ATGTCCATCGGCCATAGCGTTCGCAGTCCCCACGGCGCCGACAAGAACGCCGAACGCGACTACATGCCAGAACTGGCTGGTGCCACCCTGCAGGACTCGCCGCGCCTGTCGCGCCTGACCGTCTGGCTGGCGGGGATCCTGTTGCTGGTAGCCCTGGCCTGGGCCAGTCTGGCCGTGCTCGATGAAGTGACGGTAGGCGAAGGCAAGGCTATTCCGTCGAGCAAGGTGCAGGTGGTGCAGAACCTGGAGGGCGGCATCGTCACTGAATTGTTCGTGCGCGAAGGACAGATGGTCGAGAAAGGCGCCAGGCTGTTGCGCCTGGACGACACCCGCTTTCGTTCCAACAAGGGCGAGAGCGAGGCTGATCGCTACGCGCTGATGGCCCAGGTGGAACGGCTGTCAGCCGAGTCCGAGGGTCGTCCGTTCGTGTTGTCGGACGAGGTCCGCGCCAAGGCGCCACAGGTCGCCGACGACGAACAGGCGCTGTACGACTCGCGCCAGCGCCGCCTGGCCAGCGAAAAGCAGACCCTTGCCGAGCAGTTGCGGCAGAAGACCCAGGAGCTGGCCGAGTTCCGTTCCAAGGTCGAACAGTACCGCTCGGCCTTGGGGCTGTTGCAGGAAGAGCTGAACATGTCGTCGCCGCTGGTGGGCACCGGCGCCATATCACCGGTGGAAATCCTCCGTCTCAAGCAGCGCACGGTCGAAGCCCGGGGCCAACTCAACGCCACCAGCCTGGCTATCCCTCGCGCCGAAGCGGCGGTGGCGGAAATCAAGAGCAAGGTGCAGGAATCCGATGCGACGTTCCGTTCCGAAGCGGCCAAGGACCTCAACGACAAGCGCACGGAGCTGTCGAAGATCACCGCTACCAGCATCGCCATCGACGACCGGGTCAACCGCACCACGGTGGTGTCGCCGGTGCGCGGCATCGTCAAACTGCTCAAGGTCAACACCATCGGCGGCGTGGTGCAGCCAGGCAGCGATCTGGTGGAGATCGTGCCGATCGAGGACAACCTGCTGATCGAGGCCAAGGTAAGGCCTCAAGACGTGGCCTTCCTGCACCCTGGGCAGCAGGCCATGGTCAAGTTCAGTGCCTACGACTACACCATCTATGGCGGGTTGAAGGCCAAACTCGAGCTGATCAGCGCCGACACCGTGACCGACGACAAGGGCAACGCGTTCTATCTGATCCAGGTGCGGACCGAGAAGAACCATTTGGGGGGCGACAACAAGCCGTTGTTGATCATCCCGGGGATGATTGCCACGGTGGATATCATCACCGGGCAGAAAAGCGTGCTGGATTATCTGCTCAAGCCGGTGCTCAAGGCGCGGACCGAGGCATTGCGCGAGCGTTGA
- a CDS encoding tRNA-uridine aminocarboxypropyltransferase produces MPRPRCERCQRPLDHCLCPLIPALASRTRVVVLQHPSETGHALNTARLAALGLVNAELRIGEVFDDLDELLATPRYRPVLLFPGEQAQELTTYGEADDVPLLLVVPDGTWRKARKLLYLNPLLEALPRVTLAQVAPSRYRLRKAPEPGALSTLEAVVQALNVLEQPAKFDGLLRPFEALIEGQIDAMGAEVFARNHGGD; encoded by the coding sequence ATGCCCAGACCTCGCTGCGAACGCTGCCAGCGCCCACTCGACCATTGCCTCTGCCCATTGATTCCCGCACTCGCCAGCCGCACCCGCGTGGTCGTGCTGCAGCACCCCAGTGAAACCGGCCACGCGCTCAACACCGCGCGCCTGGCGGCCCTGGGGCTGGTCAATGCCGAGCTGCGTATTGGTGAAGTGTTCGATGACCTCGATGAACTGCTGGCGACTCCACGCTATCGGCCGGTGCTGCTATTTCCGGGCGAACAGGCTCAGGAGCTTACAACCTATGGCGAGGCAGACGACGTCCCGTTGCTGCTTGTCGTCCCCGACGGCACCTGGCGCAAGGCGCGCAAGCTGCTGTACCTGAACCCGCTGCTCGAGGCGCTGCCCCGGGTCACGCTGGCGCAGGTGGCGCCGTCGCGTTATCGCCTGCGCAAGGCGCCGGAGCCTGGGGCGCTGTCGACCCTCGAGGCGGTGGTACAGGCGCTGAACGTGCTGGAGCAACCGGCTAAGTTCGATGGGTTGCTACGGCCGTTTGAGGCGTTGATCGAGGGGCAGATCGACGCGATGGGGGCCGAGGTGTTTGCGCGTAATCATGGGGGGGATTGA
- a CDS encoding LysR family transcriptional regulator, which translates to MASTLPDLKLLRIFVSVVRHQGFANAQRELNLSTSAISTYMSQLEGSLGIVLCHRGRGGFSLTSKGELFHQETLRLLAELDGFEQYAAALKGELRGTLNLGVIDSTVGDRALPLAEAIGAYSQEHPAVHLHLSVSSPYELQLGVQDNRLDLAIGAFSSRMSGLVYQPLYREQHWLYCSSRHPLYAERRIPEQVVTQQRMVGRGYWSQAELARHGFKHSAATVDSMEAQLILILSGAYIGYLPEHYAQAWVDKGDLRVLSPATFGYQAPFSLIVRRGRSREPLIQTFRDLLKSQLNVG; encoded by the coding sequence ATGGCCTCGACACTGCCCGACCTGAAACTGCTGCGCATCTTCGTCAGCGTGGTGCGCCACCAGGGGTTCGCCAACGCCCAGCGCGAGCTCAACCTGTCGACCTCGGCCATCAGTACCTACATGAGCCAGCTCGAGGGCTCGCTCGGTATCGTGCTCTGCCACCGTGGCCGGGGCGGCTTCAGCCTGACCAGCAAAGGCGAGCTGTTCCACCAGGAAACCCTGCGCCTGCTTGCCGAACTGGACGGCTTCGAGCAATACGCCGCTGCGCTCAAGGGCGAGTTGCGTGGCACCCTCAACCTGGGCGTGATCGACTCCACGGTCGGTGACCGTGCGCTGCCGCTGGCCGAGGCCATCGGTGCCTACAGCCAGGAGCATCCGGCAGTGCACCTGCACCTGTCGGTCTCCAGCCCCTATGAGCTACAGCTGGGCGTGCAGGACAATCGCCTGGACCTGGCCATCGGTGCGTTCTCCTCGCGTATGAGCGGGCTGGTCTACCAACCGCTGTATCGCGAGCAGCACTGGCTGTACTGCAGCAGCCGCCACCCGCTGTATGCCGAGCGGCGCATCCCCGAACAGGTGGTCACCCAGCAGCGTATGGTCGGGCGTGGCTACTGGAGCCAGGCCGAGCTGGCCCGGCATGGCTTCAAGCACAGTGCGGCGACGGTCGACAGCATGGAGGCTCAGCTCATCCTGATCCTCTCTGGCGCCTACATCGGCTACCTGCCCGAACACTACGCCCAGGCCTGGGTCGACAAGGGCGACCTGCGGGTGTTGTCGCCAGCCACCTTCGGCTACCAGGCGCCGTTCTCCCTGATCGTCCGTCGTGGCCGTAGCCGCGAGCCGTTGATCCAGACCTTCCGTGATCTGCTCAAGAGCCAACTCAACGTTGGCTGA
- the speB gene encoding agmatinase, translating to MDKILHQPLGGNEMPRFGGIATMLRLPHLQSAAGLDAAFIGVPLDIGTSLRSGTRFGPRQIRAESVMIRPYNMATGAAPFDSLSVADIGDVAINTFNLLDAVRIIEEAYDEVLEHNIIPLTLGGDHTITLPILRALHKKHGKIGLVHIDAHADVNDHMFGEKIAHGTTFRRAVEEGLLDCDRVVQIGLRAQGYTADDFNWSRRQGFRVVQAEECWHKSLQPLMAEVREKVGGGPVYLSFDIDGIDPAWAPGTGTPEIGGLTTIQAMEIIRGCQGLDLIGCDLVEVSPPYDTTGNTSLLGANLLFEMLCVLPGVVHR from the coding sequence GTGGACAAGATTCTCCACCAACCACTGGGCGGCAACGAAATGCCGCGTTTCGGCGGCATCGCCACCATGCTGCGTCTTCCCCACCTGCAAAGCGCCGCCGGCCTCGACGCCGCGTTCATCGGCGTGCCGCTGGACATCGGCACCTCGCTGCGCTCGGGCACCCGCTTCGGGCCGCGGCAGATCCGCGCCGAATCGGTGATGATCCGCCCTTACAACATGGCGACCGGCGCCGCGCCGTTCGACTCGCTGTCGGTGGCCGACATCGGCGACGTGGCGATCAACACCTTCAACCTGCTCGACGCCGTGCGCATCATCGAAGAGGCGTATGACGAGGTCCTCGAGCACAACATCATCCCGCTGACCCTCGGTGGCGACCACACCATCACCCTGCCGATCCTGCGCGCTCTGCACAAGAAACATGGCAAGATCGGCCTGGTGCACATCGATGCCCACGCCGACGTCAACGACCACATGTTCGGCGAGAAGATCGCCCACGGCACCACGTTCCGCCGTGCCGTCGAAGAAGGCCTGCTCGACTGCGACCGCGTGGTGCAGATCGGCCTGCGCGCCCAGGGCTACACCGCCGACGACTTCAACTGGAGCCGACGCCAGGGTTTCCGCGTGGTACAGGCCGAAGAGTGCTGGCACAAGTCGCTGCAGCCACTGATGGCCGAAGTGCGCGAGAAGGTCGGCGGTGGCCCGGTGTACCTGTCGTTCGACATCGACGGCATCGACCCGGCCTGGGCCCCAGGGACCGGCACGCCTGAAATCGGCGGCTTGACCACCATCCAGGCGATGGAGATCATTCGCGGCTGCCAAGGCCTGGACTTGATCGGCTGTGACCTGGTCGAGGTCTCCCCGCCCTACGACACCACCGGCAACACCTCGTTGCTGGGCGCCAACCTGCTGTTCGAAATGCTCTGCGTGCTGCCGGGCGTCGTCCACCGCTGA
- a CDS encoding sodium:solute symporter, translated as MALDIIVVMLYAAGMLGLGWYGMRRAKSHEDYLVAGRNLGPTLYMGTMATTVLGGASTVGTVRLGYVHGISGFWLCAALGLGIIAINLFLAKPLLRLRIFTVTQVLERRYNPMARQASAAIMLAYALMLGVTSVLAMTTVLQVLLDLPFWASLLLGGGVVVIYSTIGGMWSLTLTDIVQFVIKTVGLMFILLPVCLYKVGGWDVLVAKLPAASFQLTTIGWDTIITYFLIYFFGILIGQDIWQRVFTARDEKVCQRAGTAAGIYCVLYGLACALIGMAAHVLLPDLANPNNAFAEMIKSALPDGIRGLLLAAALAAMMSTASAALLAASTTLTEDMLPRLRGGKQSSLGINRLFTLLTGLVVLGIALVVSDVISALTLAYNLLVGGMLVPLIGAIFWKRATTAGAIVSMSLGFVTALVFMFKDGLDANTPIYYSLAIGLVSFVVVSLVSPKAVAEVKLA; from the coding sequence ATGGCCTTGGACATCATCGTTGTAATGCTCTACGCCGCCGGCATGCTGGGGCTTGGCTGGTACGGCATGCGCCGGGCCAAGAGCCACGAGGACTATCTTGTGGCCGGGCGCAACCTGGGCCCGACGCTGTACATGGGCACCATGGCCACCACCGTGCTCGGCGGCGCCTCCACCGTCGGCACCGTACGCCTGGGCTACGTCCACGGCATCTCCGGGTTCTGGCTCTGCGCCGCACTGGGCCTGGGCATCATCGCCATCAACCTGTTCCTCGCCAAACCCCTGCTGCGCCTGCGCATCTTCACCGTCACCCAGGTGCTGGAGCGGCGCTACAACCCCATGGCGCGCCAGGCCAGCGCGGCAATCATGCTCGCCTATGCGCTGATGCTCGGCGTGACCTCGGTACTGGCCATGACCACGGTGCTGCAAGTGTTGCTCGACCTGCCGTTCTGGGCGTCGTTGCTCCTGGGCGGTGGAGTGGTGGTGATCTACTCGACCATCGGCGGCATGTGGTCGCTGACCCTGACCGACATCGTCCAGTTCGTGATCAAGACCGTGGGCCTGATGTTCATCCTGCTGCCGGTGTGCCTGTACAAGGTCGGTGGCTGGGACGTGCTGGTGGCCAAGCTGCCGGCCGCCAGCTTCCAGCTGACCACCATCGGCTGGGACACCATCATCACCTATTTCCTGATCTACTTCTTCGGCATCCTCATCGGCCAGGACATCTGGCAACGGGTGTTCACCGCCCGTGACGAGAAAGTCTGCCAGCGCGCCGGCACCGCCGCCGGGATCTACTGCGTGTTGTACGGCCTGGCCTGCGCGCTGATCGGCATGGCCGCGCACGTGCTGCTGCCGGACTTGGCCAACCCCAACAATGCCTTCGCCGAAATGATCAAGAGCGCCTTGCCCGACGGCATTCGCGGCCTGCTGCTGGCAGCGGCCCTGGCAGCCATGATGTCCACGGCCAGCGCCGCGCTGCTGGCGGCGTCAACCACCCTTACCGAGGACATGCTGCCCAGGCTGCGCGGCGGCAAGCAGTCGAGCCTGGGCATCAACCGCCTGTTCACCTTGCTCACCGGCCTGGTGGTGCTGGGCATCGCCCTGGTGGTAAGCGACGTGATCAGCGCCCTGACCCTGGCCTACAACCTGCTGGTGGGTGGCATGCTGGTGCCGCTGATCGGGGCGATCTTCTGGAAACGCGCCACCACGGCAGGGGCGATCGTCAGCATGTCGCTGGGCTTCGTCACTGCACTGGTGTTCATGTTCAAGGATGGGCTGGATGCCAATACGCCGATCTACTACAGCCTGGCGATCGGCCTGGTGAGCTTCGTGGTGGTCAGCCTGGTGTCGCCCAAGGCGGTGGCTGAAGTGAAACTGGCTTGA
- a CDS encoding PA1414 family protein, with protein MKNQMFNWLHDLGVALGLIPPPLQPVPIPTDEEQRKRQLRRR; from the coding sequence ATGAAAAACCAAATGTTCAACTGGCTCCACGATCTGGGTGTGGCGCTGGGGCTGATTCCACCACCCTTGCAGCCGGTACCGATCCCGACTGATGAAGAGCAGCGCAAGCGCCAACTGCGCCGCCGCTGA
- the ptrR gene encoding putrescine utilization regulator PtrR, protein MEFSQLRIFQAVAEEGSVTRAAERLHRVPSNLSTRLRQLEDQLGVELFLRERQRLQLSPAGKVLLDYAHRLSALHDQAVAAVQGGQPAGDFVLGTMYSTAAIHLPGLLARYHQAYPEVNLQVQAAPSGELLEGLLSHRLDAALVDGPPSLAGLDGVPLCDETLLIITSPEHPPVRSARDVAGKAVFTFRQGCSYRMRLEAWYADAHTPMGRVMEIESYQSMLACVIAGAGVALMAESMLDSLPGRDRVRAHRLQAPFDHAVTWLMWRQGMRGANLQAWIDLQQSETINQSSDAAVSA, encoded by the coding sequence ATGGAGTTCAGCCAACTGCGGATCTTCCAGGCCGTGGCCGAGGAAGGCTCGGTGACCCGCGCCGCCGAGCGCCTGCACCGGGTGCCGTCGAACCTGTCGACGCGGCTGCGCCAGCTTGAAGATCAGCTCGGTGTCGAGTTGTTCCTGCGTGAGCGCCAACGCCTGCAGTTGTCGCCAGCCGGCAAGGTGCTGCTCGATTATGCCCACCGCCTATCGGCCCTGCATGACCAGGCGGTAGCGGCAGTGCAGGGCGGCCAGCCGGCCGGCGACTTCGTATTGGGCACCATGTACAGTACGGCGGCCATTCACCTGCCCGGGCTGCTGGCGCGGTATCACCAGGCCTATCCGGAGGTGAACCTGCAGGTGCAGGCAGCGCCCAGCGGCGAGCTGCTCGAAGGCCTGCTCAGCCATCGGCTCGATGCCGCCTTGGTGGATGGCCCGCCCAGTCTGGCAGGGCTCGATGGCGTGCCGCTGTGCGACGAAACGCTGCTGATCATCACCAGCCCGGAGCATCCTCCGGTGCGCAGTGCGCGGGATGTGGCGGGCAAGGCGGTGTTCACCTTCCGCCAGGGCTGCTCGTACCGCATGCGCCTGGAGGCCTGGTATGCCGATGCCCACACGCCGATGGGCAGGGTGATGGAGATCGAGTCGTACCAGAGCATGTTGGCCTGCGTGATTGCCGGTGCCGGCGTGGCCTTGATGGCCGAATCGATGCTCGACAGCCTACCTGGGCGTGACCGGGTTCGCGCCCATCGTCTGCAGGCGCCGTTCGACCACGCGGTCACGTGGCTGATGTGGCGCCAGGGCATGCGCGGGGCGAATTTGCAGGCCTGGATCGATTTGCAACAAAGCGAAACGATTAACCAGTCGTCGGACGCAGCCGTTTCCGCTTGA
- a CDS encoding MFS transporter, whose amino-acid sequence MSPFVQLLASAVALMMAMGIGRFALTPQLPQLIAEGHFDLTAAGLVAAANYLGYFLGAVDAMFARKPAQVRLRLHGGLWLCVLLTLASWAAEGFWSHALLRFGTGVASAWVLVMITSLSQQVANANGRQRLGAMVFAGPGLGIALTGLLALGAHLLGMGSAGLWLVYAVAALVMLLAVRPALPRALEPAPRAAAQGPSRSLGIGRLGLVYALYGVGYILPATFLSQMANQQFRGNWMADLFWPAFGLAAALGVVLVSVRRPGRTSAWLTATLWLQGLGVLACLLGDGLGLALGVVLCGTPFLACMQLVMQRSRELAPHATQRNAGLLTACFALGQLSGPLLAALSNHYSGSLQPALLLAASGLGVAGVLVLVGGRGRQGCAAINPPTCATAASPTARH is encoded by the coding sequence ATGTCGCCCTTCGTACAACTGCTGGCCAGCGCCGTGGCCCTGATGATGGCCATGGGCATCGGCCGCTTTGCCCTGACACCGCAACTGCCGCAGCTCATCGCCGAAGGACACTTCGACCTCACCGCTGCCGGCCTGGTGGCGGCAGCCAATTACCTGGGCTACTTCCTCGGTGCGGTGGATGCCATGTTCGCCCGCAAGCCTGCTCAGGTCCGCCTGCGCCTGCATGGCGGGCTGTGGTTATGCGTGCTGCTCACCCTTGCTTCCTGGGCCGCCGAGGGCTTCTGGAGCCATGCACTGCTGCGATTCGGCACCGGCGTGGCCAGCGCGTGGGTACTGGTGATGATCACCAGCCTGAGCCAGCAAGTGGCTAACGCCAATGGACGCCAGCGCCTGGGCGCTATGGTTTTTGCCGGGCCCGGCCTGGGTATCGCCCTGACCGGCCTGCTGGCACTCGGTGCGCATTTGCTGGGGATGGGCTCGGCAGGTTTGTGGCTGGTGTATGCCGTGGCCGCGCTGGTGATGTTGCTGGCCGTGCGCCCCGCACTGCCGCGTGCTTTGGAGCCCGCGCCCCGTGCCGCCGCGCAAGGCCCGAGCCGCAGCCTGGGAATTGGCCGCCTGGGGCTGGTCTATGCGCTGTACGGTGTCGGCTACATCCTGCCAGCCACATTCCTCTCGCAAATGGCCAATCAGCAATTTCGTGGCAACTGGATGGCCGACCTGTTCTGGCCGGCGTTCGGCCTGGCAGCGGCGCTGGGGGTGGTGCTGGTCAGCGTGCGTCGGCCAGGGCGTACATCGGCCTGGCTGACCGCCACCTTGTGGCTGCAGGGGCTGGGGGTACTGGCCTGCCTGCTCGGCGACGGCCTCGGGCTGGCCTTGGGCGTGGTGCTCTGCGGCACGCCGTTCCTGGCCTGCATGCAGTTGGTGATGCAGCGCTCGCGGGAGCTGGCACCGCATGCCACGCAGCGTAATGCGGGTTTGTTGACCGCCTGTTTCGCCCTGGGGCAACTGAGCGGGCCGTTGCTGGCGGCCCTGAGCAACCATTACAGCGGGAGCTTGCAGCCTGCGCTGTTGCTGGCGGCAAGCGGATTGGGGGTGGCGGGTGTGTTGGTGCTGGTGGGTGGGCGTGGGCGGCAGGGATGCGCGGCGATCAACCCACCCACTTGCGCAACTGCTGCTTCACCCACGGCTCGGCACTGA
- a CDS encoding DMT family transporter — MSEARKSPDAFAFQVMLVLCLIWGCQQVLIKTAAVDIAPVMQAALRNGIAATLVGLLVVWRGDFKQASRTWQAGLLAGALFGLEFLFIAEGLKLTSAAHMSVFLYTAPMFTALGLHFILPSERLRLLQWVGILLAFGGIVMAFAGGMSFAQMDAGMLLGDALGVLAGMAWGATTVVIRCSRLSEAPASLTLFYQLAIGFAGLLLIALLSGQIGVVSLTPLAVGSVLFQAVVVSFISYLTWFWLLRKYLASNLAVFSFITPLFGVTFGVLLLDEPLSVNFVLGAVMVLAGVVLVSAEPWVKQQLRKWVG, encoded by the coding sequence ATGAGCGAGGCGCGTAAAAGCCCTGATGCCTTCGCGTTTCAGGTGATGCTCGTGCTGTGCCTGATCTGGGGCTGCCAGCAGGTGCTGATAAAAACCGCCGCCGTCGACATCGCACCCGTAATGCAGGCGGCCTTGCGCAACGGCATTGCCGCCACGCTGGTCGGTCTCCTCGTGGTGTGGCGCGGCGACTTCAAGCAGGCCAGCCGTACCTGGCAGGCGGGCTTGCTCGCCGGCGCCCTGTTCGGCCTGGAGTTCCTGTTCATCGCTGAAGGGCTGAAACTGACGTCGGCGGCGCATATGTCGGTATTTCTGTATACCGCACCGATGTTCACCGCCCTTGGCTTGCACTTCATCCTGCCCAGCGAGCGTTTGCGGCTGCTTCAATGGGTGGGCATCCTGTTGGCTTTCGGCGGGATAGTCATGGCCTTCGCCGGAGGCATGTCGTTCGCGCAAATGGACGCTGGAATGTTGCTGGGCGATGCCCTCGGTGTACTGGCCGGGATGGCGTGGGGAGCGACCACGGTGGTGATACGCTGCTCACGCCTGTCGGAAGCGCCAGCGAGCCTCACGTTGTTCTATCAACTGGCGATCGGCTTTGCCGGTTTGCTGCTGATCGCGTTGCTGAGCGGGCAGATTGGCGTGGTCTCATTGACGCCCTTGGCGGTGGGCAGCGTATTGTTCCAGGCTGTGGTCGTGTCGTTCATCAGCTACCTCACCTGGTTCTGGTTGTTGCGCAAGTACCTGGCTTCGAACCTGGCCGTGTTCTCGTTCATCACGCCGCTGTTCGGCGTGACCTTTGGCGTGCTGTTGCTCGATGAACCCCTGAGCGTGAACTTCGTGCTGGGGGCGGTGATGGTGTTGGCGGGAGTAGTGCTGGTCAGTGCCGAGCCGTGGGTGAAGCAGCAGTTGCGCAAGTGGGTGGGTTGA